Proteins co-encoded in one Phycodurus eques isolate BA_2022a chromosome 21, UOR_Pequ_1.1, whole genome shotgun sequence genomic window:
- the LOC133396627 gene encoding kinesin-1 heavy chain-like isoform X5 produces MADPAECSIKVVCRFRPLNKAEVARGDRCVPKFQGEDCVQIAGKPYYFDRVFQSNTTQVQFYNAVAQKIVKDVLGGYNGTIFAYGQTSSGKTHTMEGNLHDGDMMGIIPRIVTDIFNYIYSMDENLEFHIKVSYFEIYLDKIKDLLDATKTNLSVHEDKNRVPYVKGCTERFVCSPEEVMDSIDEGKNSRSVAVTNMNEHSSRSHSIFQINIKQEHTQTEQKLTSKLYLVDLAGSEKVGKTGAEGTVLDEAKMINKSLSSLGNVISALAEGSTYVPYRDSKMTRILQDSLGGNCRTTMVICCSPSSYNDAETRSTLLFGQRAKTIKNTVTLNVELTAEQWKSKYEKEKEKNKVLRTSVTWLETEINRWRKGETVPVEEQFDKEKAKEEAKAADVVHNDKTGASPAQGSLPGVKLTPAETGHYEAEIAKLYKELDDKDEEINQQSQMVETLKGQMLDQEELLASSRRDHERLQTELKRMLTENEASKEEVKEVLQALEELAVNYDLKSQEVENKTQEFEALSDELNEKSSSLASIDCELQKLKEMTNHQKKRVAEMMSSLLKDLTEIGLAVGSNDIKQHESSGVIDEEFTMVRLYISKMKSEVKTMVKRSKQLESSQADSTQKMEGTERELTARQLRISQYEAKIKSLTDCLQNVEQKKRQLEENVDSLSEEIVRIRAQERVNVMENEIQSANEVKEAVEKQILSHREAHQRQISNLRDEVDSKDKMITELQDQNQEIMLEQERWRVEHEKLKTVEQEKSRQLQELTTSGSKRSRT; encoded by the exons ATGGCGGACCCGGCGGAGTGCAGTATCAAGGTGGTGTGTCGTTTCAGGCCGCTGAACAAAGCCGAGGTCGCCCGCGGAGACAGATGCGTCCCAAAGTTTCAAGGGGAGGACTGCGTGCAAATTGCG GGCAAGCCCTACTACTTTGACCGTGTGTTCCAGTCCAATACTACTCAGGTGCAATTCTACAATGCTGTGGCTCAGAAGATTGTCAAAG ATGTTCTCGGGGGCTACAATGGTACGATATTTGCCTATGGACAGACATCCTCTGGTAAAACGCACACAATGGAG GGCAATCTCCATGATGGTGACATGATGGGAATCATTCCCAGAATTGTCACGGACAtctttaattatatttattctatGGATGAAAACCTGGAGTTTCACATCAAA gtttcttattttgaaatctaTCTGGACAAAATCAAAGACTTGCTGGATG CAACAAAGACCAATCTTTCAGTCCATGAAGACAAAAACAGAGTGCCCTATGTCAAG GGGTGTACCGAGCGCTTCGTGTGCAGTCCCGAAGAAGTCATGGACTCCATTGATGAAGGCAAAAACAGCAGAAGCGTGGCTGTCACAA ACATGAACGAGCACAGCTCGAGGAGTCACAGCATCTTCCAAATCAACATCAAGCAGGAGCACACTCAGACCGAGCAGAAACTCACCAGCAAACTCTACCTTGTCGATCTGGCTGGGAGTGAAAAA GTGGGGAAAACTGGAGCAGAGGGTACAGTCTTGGATGAAGCCAAGATGATCAACAAGTCCCTGTCTTCTCTTGGGAATGTTATTTCAGCTCTGGCCGAGGGCTCG ACGTATGTGCCATACAGGGACAGTAAAATGACCAGAATCCTGCAGGACTCCCTGGGAGGTAACTGTCGGACCACCATGGTCATCTGCTGTTCCCCCTCTTCTTATAATGATGCTGAGACCCGCTCTACGCTGCTGTTTGGACAAAG GGCCAAGACCATCAAGAACACAGTGACGCTGAACGTGGAGCTCACCGCGGAGCAGTGGAAGAGCAAATATGAaaaagagaaggagaagaaCAAGGTACTGAGGACCAGTGTAACCTGGCTGGAAACTGAAATCAACCGCTGGAGGAAGG GAGAGACTGTGCCAGTGGAGGAACAGTTTGACAAGGAAAAGGCCAAAGAGGAGGCCAAGGCTGCAGACGTTGTCCACAATGATAAGACGGGAGCATCACCGGCACAAGGCAGCCTTCCTGGCGTCAAACTCACTCCGGCAGAGACGGGACATTATGAGGCAGAGATAGCGAAGCTCTACAAGGAGTTGGACGACAAG GACGAGGAGATTAATCAACAGTCTCAAATGGTGGAGACACTTAAGGGGCAGATGTTGGACCAGGAGGAG CTCCTAGCCTCTTCCCGGCGAGACCATGAAAGGTTGCAGACAGAGTTGAAACGGATGTTGACCGAGAATGAAGCTTCCAAGGAAGAGGTGAAGGAGGTGCTGCAGGCCCTGGAGGAGCTTGCAGTTAACTATGACCTCAAAAGCCAGGAGGTCGAGAACAAAACACAGGAGTTTGAAGCCCTCAGCGATGAACTGAATGAAAAATCG AGCTCTCTGGCTTCAATTGACTGCGAACTCCAGAAGCTGAAGGAGATGACCAACCACCAGAAGAAAAGGGTCGCAGAAATGATGTCATCGTTACTAAAGGACCTAACAGAGATAGGCCTTGCGGTGGGAAGCAATGACATTAAG CAACACGAAAGCAGCGGTGTCATTGACGAGGAGTTCACGATGGTTCGACTCTACATCAGTAAGATGAAGTCGGAGGTGAAAACGATGGTGAAACGCAGCAAACAGCTGGAGAGCTCCCAGGCTGACAGCACCCAGAAGATGGAGGGGACTGAGAGGGAGTTAACTGCCCGCCAGCTGCGTATCTCTCAG TATGAAGCTAAAATAAAATCCCTGACAGACTGTCTTCAGAACGTGGAGCAGAAGAAAAGACAGTTGGAGGAAAATGTGGACTCTCTTAGTGAAGAAATAGTCAGGATCAGAGCCCAAG agagAGTTAATGTTATGGAAAATGAGATCCAGTCGGCCAATGAAGTAAAG GAAGCTGTGGAGAAACAGATCCTGTCTCACAGAGAAGCCCATCAGAGGCAGATCAGTAATCTGAGAGACGAGGTGGACAGCAAAGACAAGATGATCACTGAGCTACAGGA TCAGAACCAGGAGATCATGCTGGAACAGGAGAGGTGGCGAGTTGAGCATGAGAAACTCAAGACAGTGGAGCAGGAGAAGAGTCGCCAGCTACAAGAACTCAC GACAAGCGGGAGCAAACGAAGCAGGACCTGA